In one Candidatus Nitronereus thalassa genomic region, the following are encoded:
- a CDS encoding sigma-54-dependent Fis family transcriptional regulator, with translation MKSDSKTLPNSSQLPKKELTAVLDLCRNLNAQNQFPEFLKMLSQEAAKILQAESTSILIYDREHCELVSFVTLDGVPIRFDARLGIAGSALMNGTPLIVANAAQDARFYPGIDRLSHIRTRCVLAIPLRSNSGEIIGVFEAINKKGGSFSRRDLELGTFLVDQTAPAVETAQILHLVTQQRDQLSQVNAQLWKEMEGRFATQNLIGTSPRVQNIIRLIDQVRDSSVDVLITGENGTGKELVAKAIHYNSLRAKFPFVALNCAALPENLLESELFGIEKGVATGVEARIGKFEQANGGTLFLDEIGDLGKRAQAKILRVLQERLFERVGGRTNIPIDVRVIAATNKKLEEAIREGEFREDLYYRLKIIHIQTPALREIPGDIPMLANFFLHKYCQELRTDPKRFSPSALKRFESYFWPGNVRQLENEIKRIVVTVRRTTVTMDDLEDNIRFGKVLHQSGTLTPGRTIHEAVEDLEKRMIQEALQSCHYNQVQTAKLLGLSRQGLIKKIKRYGIGEP, from the coding sequence ATGAAGTCAGACTCCAAAACGTTGCCTAACTCTTCGCAGCTTCCAAAAAAAGAACTCACCGCCGTCCTTGATCTTTGCCGTAATCTCAATGCGCAAAACCAGTTTCCGGAATTCCTGAAAATGCTCTCCCAAGAGGCCGCCAAGATTCTTCAGGCGGAAAGTACCAGTATTCTGATCTATGACCGGGAACATTGTGAACTCGTGTCCTTTGTCACGCTTGATGGGGTGCCTATTCGGTTTGACGCACGTCTGGGAATTGCCGGTTCGGCCTTGATGAACGGCACCCCCCTCATCGTGGCAAATGCGGCACAGGACGCCCGATTTTATCCAGGGATTGATCGCCTATCTCACATTCGAACGCGTTGCGTCTTAGCCATTCCCTTACGGTCTAATTCCGGTGAAATCATTGGGGTATTTGAAGCCATAAATAAAAAGGGCGGCTCTTTTTCTAGACGAGATTTGGAATTGGGAACATTTTTGGTTGATCAAACGGCTCCGGCAGTTGAAACGGCACAAATTCTGCACCTGGTTACGCAGCAGCGGGACCAACTCTCTCAAGTCAATGCCCAACTCTGGAAAGAGATGGAAGGACGATTCGCCACTCAAAATCTGATCGGAACCAGTCCGAGGGTTCAAAATATCATTCGGCTGATCGACCAGGTCAGAGATAGCTCTGTCGATGTGTTAATCACCGGTGAAAACGGTACGGGGAAAGAACTCGTTGCCAAGGCCATTCATTACAACAGCTTACGCGCCAAGTTTCCTTTTGTTGCCCTTAATTGTGCGGCTCTCCCGGAGAATTTACTTGAAAGTGAATTATTTGGCATCGAAAAGGGAGTCGCCACTGGGGTCGAAGCCAGGATAGGAAAATTCGAACAAGCGAATGGTGGCACCCTTTTCCTCGATGAAATTGGCGACTTGGGAAAACGAGCCCAGGCAAAGATTCTGCGAGTTCTCCAAGAACGCCTGTTTGAGCGTGTGGGAGGACGGACGAATATTCCCATTGATGTTCGCGTAATTGCAGCGACAAATAAAAAACTCGAGGAAGCCATTCGGGAGGGAGAATTTCGAGAAGATTTGTATTACCGGTTGAAAATCATCCACATTCAAACACCAGCCCTCCGAGAAATTCCCGGTGATATTCCCATGCTAGCCAATTTCTTCCTCCATAAATATTGCCAGGAATTGCGAACCGATCCCAAACGATTTTCCCCGTCAGCGCTAAAAAGGTTTGAATCCTATTTTTGGCCTGGCAATGTGCGGCAACTTGAAAACGAAATTAAGCGGATTGTGGTGACGGTGCGCCGGACGACCGTGACCATGGATGATTTAGAAGACAACATCCGTTTTGGAAAGGTTCTCCACCAGAGTGGAACACTTACCCCCGGTCGAACCATTCATGAGGCCGTTGAGGATTTAGAAAAACGAATGATTCAGGAGGCTCTGCAATCTTGCCATTATAATCAAGTACAGACTGCCAAACTTTTGGGTCTCAGCCGTCAAGGACTTATTAAAAAAATTAAACGTTATGGAATCGGGGAGCCTTGA
- a CDS encoding CHAT domain-containing protein: MSVPSFAQTPQHPQEHFSKGISEFQNGKFEQAALSFSDAARSYEEDKKPNDQIQALTHLAESVYHLGQYQKALVTFQAALNLCKRVTSCVQQPILLGRIGNVLFAMGQTTPAIDYLKSALTLARRADNPSYTASLLNDLGNTLAADNRNAEAIAAYTEGIILSEGVGNESLAITALTNSAKTWVQEKDDEAAEQQLDLAQSRIQKLPDSHQKVALLVNFGMVFHDLSDSISPQKRHLKRKAASALESAAQIGERLGDHRMSSYAWGHLGRLYEAEGHVQEALQLTRRAVLTAQQANAPESLYQWEWQTGRLLRALNQPQEAIEAYQRAIGTLQPIRSEFSFSPKHTLLSFREKVGPLFFQLADLILKQADVATSISQSREWLLQARETVEAFKVAELQDYFRDDCVQATLAHIEKVDKISQKTTAILYPIILPNRLELLVSVAGQLYRQTVPIDEQTFTHEVRAFRRFLEKRTTNQYRPHAQQLYDWLIRPINSDLKQAGIDTLVIVPDGALRTIPIGALYDGEQFLIQHYALATTPGLTLTDPHPLNRESLKVLSVGLTKSVQGFPPLPSVADELKTLDELFQGKGLMNEQFVVSSLEQEMKKEPFSIVHIASHGSFASTSKDSFVLAFDEPLTMDRLDEIIGLYQFRDSPLDLLTLSACETAAGDDRAALGLAGVAIKAGARSALATLWFINDKVSSDLVSEFYTQLLDPSLSKAMALQRAQIKIIGDPTYQHPGYWAPFLLLNNWL, translated from the coding sequence TTGAGTGTTCCCTCATTTGCTCAGACCCCCCAACATCCCCAAGAACACTTCTCGAAGGGAATATCTGAATTTCAGAATGGAAAATTTGAACAAGCCGCGCTGAGCTTTTCAGATGCCGCCCGTTCTTATGAGGAAGATAAAAAACCCAATGATCAAATTCAGGCGCTGACACATTTAGCGGAATCTGTTTACCATTTGGGTCAATACCAAAAAGCTTTGGTCACCTTTCAGGCGGCATTGAATCTTTGTAAACGGGTGACAAGCTGCGTACAGCAGCCAATCCTCCTTGGCAGAATTGGCAATGTGCTCTTTGCCATGGGTCAGACCACACCAGCTATTGATTATCTAAAGTCTGCATTGACTTTGGCCAGAAGAGCAGATAACCCGTCCTATACGGCATCCTTGTTAAATGATTTAGGGAACACCCTCGCTGCAGATAACCGAAATGCCGAAGCAATTGCTGCCTACACCGAAGGGATCATATTATCGGAAGGGGTTGGAAACGAGTCTCTAGCCATTACCGCCCTCACCAATTCGGCAAAAACATGGGTTCAGGAAAAAGATGACGAAGCCGCAGAGCAACAACTCGATCTCGCCCAAAGCCGAATCCAAAAATTGCCAGACTCACACCAAAAAGTAGCCTTACTGGTTAATTTCGGCATGGTTTTTCATGATTTAAGTGATTCTATTTCCCCTCAGAAAAGACATCTAAAAAGGAAAGCCGCTTCTGCTCTTGAATCAGCAGCGCAAATTGGGGAACGTCTCGGCGACCATCGCATGAGTTCATACGCGTGGGGGCACCTTGGACGGTTGTATGAAGCCGAAGGGCATGTTCAGGAAGCGCTTCAGCTTACACGACGAGCCGTGCTGACCGCCCAACAGGCCAATGCGCCAGAGTCCTTATATCAATGGGAATGGCAAACCGGGCGCTTACTTCGTGCCTTGAACCAACCACAAGAGGCCATAGAGGCCTATCAAAGGGCGATAGGCACCTTGCAGCCGATTCGTTCGGAGTTTTCTTTTAGCCCCAAACATACTCTATTGAGTTTTCGTGAAAAGGTGGGGCCACTCTTCTTTCAACTTGCCGATCTTATTCTGAAGCAGGCCGATGTAGCCACGTCTATATCCCAATCACGCGAATGGCTCTTGCAGGCTCGGGAGACTGTCGAAGCATTCAAGGTTGCCGAACTTCAAGACTATTTTCGTGATGATTGTGTTCAAGCCACCCTCGCGCATATAGAAAAAGTTGATAAAATTTCCCAAAAGACAACGGCAATTCTCTATCCCATCATCTTGCCTAATCGGTTGGAACTGTTGGTGAGTGTCGCCGGCCAGCTCTATCGTCAGACGGTTCCTATTGACGAACAAACCTTCACCCATGAAGTCAGAGCGTTCCGGAGATTCCTGGAGAAGCGAACCACCAATCAATACAGGCCTCATGCACAACAATTGTACGATTGGCTCATCAGGCCAATTAACTCGGACTTGAAACAAGCGGGGATTGATACATTAGTCATCGTGCCAGATGGGGCGCTTCGTACGATCCCTATCGGTGCCTTATATGATGGGGAGCAATTTCTTATTCAGCACTACGCCCTTGCTACGACTCCTGGCCTGACTCTCACCGACCCTCATCCTTTGAACCGGGAGTCTTTGAAGGTATTATCGGTGGGTCTCACCAAATCGGTCCAGGGATTTCCCCCCCTCCCCAGCGTGGCTGATGAATTGAAGACACTAGACGAACTGTTTCAGGGCAAGGGTCTTATGAATGAACAATTTGTGGTGTCGTCCTTGGAACAGGAAATGAAAAAAGAACCATTTTCCATTGTTCATATTGCCTCACACGGAAGTTTTGCCAGCACTTCGAAAGACAGTTTTGTGTTGGCGTTTGATGAACCGCTGACTATGGATCGGCTCGATGAGATCATTGGGCTCTACCAATTCAGGGATTCCCCGCTGGATCTTCTTACCCTCAGTGCTTGTGAAACAGCGGCTGGGGATGATCGTGCCGCCTTAGGGCTTGCGGGTGTTGCGATTAAGGCTGGCGCGCGGAGTGCCTTGGCCACGTTGTGGTTTATCAACGACAAAGTTTCGTCGGACTTAGTTTCAGAATTTTACACTCAACTCTTAGATCCTTCCCTATCAAAAGCCATGGCGCTGCAACGAGCGCAAATAAAGATCATAGGGGATCCGACCTATCAGCATCCAGGATATTGGGCACCCTTTTTGCTTCTGAATAATTGGCTCTAA
- a CDS encoding DUF928 domain-containing protein, translated as MRYIQLTIVMVILGLMAGGVSGKPLPGKETKEDKFIARNGAKSGSTVEEKEQHLVQSAKMEKATRMPVYKPPKRGAPGGRVGGGTRGDAGIHLMTHVLAPGQVRGLTSQDQPDLYWYVSKSTNVPIEFTLIDEDGIEPLVETRLPSPVEAGIQRIRLSDFGVRLSPEKMYRWSVALILDPEHRSKDLVASARIQRALPSEVPKNVSEHSDAVEATFIHAEAGLWYDAIAAISRAIKESPEETRLQQIRNALLDQVNLEEVARFDRIAKKKF; from the coding sequence ATGCGATACATTCAACTCACAATCGTGATGGTTATCTTAGGACTGATGGCAGGCGGAGTTTCGGGAAAACCTTTACCTGGAAAGGAAACCAAGGAAGATAAATTTATTGCCCGCAATGGAGCTAAATCAGGCAGCACTGTGGAAGAGAAAGAACAACACCTAGTTCAATCGGCCAAAATGGAAAAGGCGACTCGGATGCCAGTGTACAAACCACCGAAACGGGGAGCGCCTGGCGGTCGAGTTGGGGGAGGGACCCGGGGCGATGCCGGAATTCATTTGATGACGCATGTCTTAGCTCCAGGGCAAGTCAGGGGATTAACCAGCCAAGATCAACCCGATCTCTATTGGTATGTATCCAAATCAACCAATGTGCCTATCGAGTTTACATTGATTGACGAAGACGGGATTGAACCCTTGGTTGAAACTCGGCTCCCGTCCCCTGTGGAGGCTGGCATTCAACGGATTCGGCTTTCAGATTTTGGGGTTCGGCTGTCGCCGGAAAAGATGTACCGATGGTCCGTGGCCTTGATTCTTGATCCCGAGCATCGTTCAAAAGACCTTGTGGCCAGTGCAAGAATTCAACGGGCCTTACCCTCGGAAGTTCCGAAAAATGTCTCAGAGCATAGTGATGCCGTAGAAGCCACGTTTATCCATGCCGAGGCAGGATTGTGGTATGACGCTATCGCGGCCATATCCCGGGCCATTAAGGAATCTCCCGAGGAAACCCGCTTGCAACAGATTCGGAACGCTCTGTTGGATCAAGTAAACCTAGAAGAAGTGGCGAGGTTCGACCGCATAGCCAAAAAGAAATTTTAG
- a CDS encoding OmpA family protein: MVSVCLTLPASGFSQAFLNPEHLSEINGLAHVDPGETGTIETAHTQVAMEHIELPAMADPFANRDALVLVRLKTPAARADRSPVLAEIYFDAKRYFLKREAAQIIVESAKLLAHDHTRKLQIEAICDKRGTTAYSVALGIHRADSVTRYLQNLGVPSSQISTISFGSHQPRCYGRASDCWQDMLRIDHAFQLLAMNRPQSGCLARLRLTPGINEQVTSEHATHQPFLQRIHLAESR, from the coding sequence ATGGTTTCCGTATGTCTCACCCTTCCCGCTTCCGGTTTTTCCCAAGCCTTCTTGAATCCTGAGCACCTTTCCGAAATTAACGGCCTCGCCCATGTGGACCCTGGCGAAACCGGGACAATCGAAACAGCACACACCCAAGTAGCCATGGAACACATTGAACTTCCCGCCATGGCAGACCCGTTTGCCAATCGCGATGCGTTAGTGCTGGTTCGCTTGAAAACCCCAGCTGCACGAGCAGACCGTTCACCAGTCCTGGCGGAAATTTACTTTGATGCGAAACGCTATTTCCTCAAACGAGAAGCGGCCCAAATAATTGTTGAAAGTGCAAAGCTCTTGGCCCATGATCACACTCGCAAACTTCAGATTGAGGCAATTTGCGATAAGCGCGGCACGACCGCGTATAGTGTGGCGTTGGGAATCCATCGAGCTGATTCTGTAACCCGCTACTTACAAAATCTCGGCGTTCCATCTTCACAAATATCAACCATCTCTTTTGGTTCCCACCAACCTCGTTGTTACGGTCGCGCATCGGACTGTTGGCAAGACATGCTTCGTATTGACCACGCGTTCCAGTTGTTAGCTATGAACCGCCCTCAGTCAGGATGCTTGGCGCGACTTCGATTAACCCCGGGAATTAATGAACAAGTAACGTCTGAGCACGCGACTCACCAGCCATTCCTCCAACGAATTCACCTCGCAGAGTCACGGTAA
- a CDS encoding GAF domain-containing sensor histidine kinase, which translates to MMDTQKFGKSGIKGSSQRPCLSSTEKTHWKLAAVEGLNQALFQERGIYQFASMTLDYAFHIVGGQAGSLLLASPKNKHLEFFLSKGSNPVPRNTTVAWHSGIAGYVFHSGISEFVSDAPRDPRYWPEIDRLTGYFTQNLIATPIKHPNGHSMGVVEILNVNEEALSEEDKKFLQVLSSFLSMALHRQWSDQMTQREDLKNFIKDCAHDMKNLLMPILDGTDLLKDESRQILDRVPSQEILLMKPSIHVWEESLGMIERNGRRLQRKAKDLVDCLMGHIALNELTSCSIQSVTDEVLDALSIPIHKLNLTIEKYGLETLPFLQGDERKLFSVFYNLLHNAVTALHKGGVIRIYGSREGEHICVKICDDGPGISQEEIDVLFSTKIVSKKSLGNGLGMNSVRHAIEEHGGFIKVESAKGIGTTVYISLPIQGMLVNSNWESPDSPRDGD; encoded by the coding sequence ATGATGGATACCCAAAAATTTGGAAAATCAGGCATCAAGGGATCTTCCCAAAGGCCATGCCTTTCCTCTACCGAAAAAACCCACTGGAAGCTGGCCGCGGTGGAAGGGCTCAATCAAGCCTTGTTTCAAGAACGAGGCATATACCAATTTGCCAGCATGACATTGGATTATGCCTTTCATATCGTTGGAGGCCAGGCAGGTTCTCTTCTTTTGGCCTCGCCAAAAAATAAACATCTAGAATTCTTTCTCTCCAAAGGATCCAATCCTGTGCCAAGAAACACGACGGTGGCCTGGCATTCGGGAATCGCCGGTTATGTATTTCATTCAGGGATCTCCGAATTTGTATCCGATGCCCCTCGTGACCCTCGCTACTGGCCAGAAATCGATCGGTTGACCGGATATTTCACGCAAAATCTCATTGCGACACCGATCAAGCATCCAAATGGGCATTCCATGGGGGTTGTGGAAATACTTAATGTGAACGAGGAAGCCCTAAGCGAAGAAGATAAGAAATTTCTTCAAGTGTTGTCCTCATTTCTCTCGATGGCCCTTCATCGTCAATGGTCCGACCAAATGACGCAACGAGAAGACTTAAAAAATTTTATCAAGGATTGTGCCCATGATATGAAAAATTTATTAATGCCCATTCTGGATGGCACGGATTTGTTGAAAGATGAATCCCGGCAAATTCTCGATCGAGTCCCGTCCCAGGAAATTCTCCTTATGAAGCCGAGTATCCATGTTTGGGAAGAAAGCCTGGGTATGATTGAAAGAAATGGCAGGCGCCTTCAAAGGAAAGCCAAGGACCTGGTGGACTGCCTCATGGGCCATATCGCCTTAAACGAACTCACCTCGTGTTCCATTCAATCGGTGACTGATGAGGTGTTGGACGCCTTGTCCATTCCTATTCACAAATTAAATCTGACCATCGAGAAATATGGACTGGAGACCCTGCCATTCCTGCAAGGCGATGAGAGAAAACTCTTTAGTGTGTTCTACAACCTTCTCCACAATGCGGTGACGGCTCTTCACAAGGGGGGCGTCATTCGGATCTATGGTTCTAGAGAGGGTGAACATATTTGCGTAAAGATTTGTGATGACGGCCCAGGAATATCCCAGGAAGAAATCGATGTCTTGTTTTCCACTAAAATAGTCAGCAAGAAATCATTGGGAAACGGATTGGGGATGAACAGTGTCAGGCACGCCATAGAGGAACACGGAGGCTTCATCAAGGTGGAAAGTGCCAAGGGCATTGGCACGACGGTTTATATTTCCCTCCCTATACAGGGAATGTTGGTAAACTCCAATTGGGAAAGTCCAGATTCCCCAAGAGACGGAGATTGA
- a CDS encoding adenylate/guanylate cyclase domain-containing protein, whose product MSLPIKLFRTPILLFILVTVFTSIGVIGLRHLGIFEFLELATYDWTLRLQPSNSTPDSRIVLVTISEQDIRSIGRWPLIDHTVAQLLEQLSQYGTRAIGLDIYRDFDVPPGTEQLNQIFTRNPNIVTVMKFPSRTHMGIPGPRVLINTDQVAFNDILEDSGGTVRRGLLFLDNGEISATSFALALVTRYLHQEGMVLQPDEKNSAFVKLGAVTLPPLKSHDGAYVNLDDSGYQFIIRYRHGNPSFSHYAISDILTGTVPAGVFQNKIVLIGVTAESVKDSFITPYSGGLDHEQSMPGIEVHAQMASQLLRMALESERPIQVLSDWQEQGWIVLWCMIGGLTALVIRALWSFLSIFVAWTVLLVGIAYFAIQFDWWLPLLTPVLGLLVTGSLVSTALSKMERDQRQLLMDLFSKHVSPEVANLIWQQRDQFFHDGRLRTQKQVVTALFADLEGFTPIAESFTPQQLMDWLNQYMELMATVVMKHQGVVDDYYGDAIKANFGVPFVRTTDSEIRQDAQNAVMSALEMKNEIIRLNMDLKAQALPPVRLRIGIFTGPVVAGSLGSSQRLKFTTVGDAVNIAARLESLDHAPQDSLTEEEPCRILIGETTKTYLDGQWETHDCGEIKLKGKEHRIKVYRILGFLEEKMDSR is encoded by the coding sequence GTGAGCCTTCCTATTAAACTCTTTCGCACTCCCATCCTCCTGTTTATCTTAGTCACCGTCTTTACGTCCATAGGCGTCATTGGCCTTCGCCACCTTGGCATCTTCGAGTTTCTGGAACTGGCCACCTACGACTGGACGCTACGCCTACAACCTTCAAACTCCACTCCCGACTCCCGAATTGTCCTAGTGACTATTTCGGAACAAGATATTCGTAGCATAGGGCGATGGCCATTGATCGACCACACCGTGGCTCAATTACTGGAACAACTTTCCCAATACGGCACCCGGGCCATTGGACTAGACATTTACCGAGATTTTGATGTCCCGCCTGGGACCGAACAACTGAACCAGATTTTTACCCGCAATCCCAACATCGTGACCGTGATGAAATTTCCTTCGAGAACTCACATGGGAATTCCCGGGCCACGTGTTTTAATCAACACAGACCAGGTGGCTTTTAACGACATACTTGAAGATTCAGGAGGAACGGTACGGAGAGGGCTGCTGTTTTTAGATAACGGTGAAATCAGCGCGACATCATTTGCCTTGGCCTTGGTTACTCGCTACCTACACCAGGAAGGGATGGTGCTTCAACCAGACGAAAAAAATTCTGCTTTTGTCAAACTGGGAGCTGTCACTCTTCCTCCCTTGAAGTCCCATGATGGCGCCTATGTCAATCTTGATGATTCCGGCTATCAATTCATCATTCGGTATCGTCATGGCAATCCCTCCTTTTCTCATTACGCGATTTCCGACATTCTCACAGGAACAGTGCCCGCTGGAGTATTTCAAAATAAAATTGTCCTCATCGGGGTCACAGCAGAAAGTGTAAAAGATTCCTTTATTACGCCGTATAGCGGAGGGTTGGACCATGAACAATCCATGCCAGGAATTGAGGTGCATGCTCAGATGGCGAGCCAGTTGCTTCGAATGGCCTTAGAGAGCGAACGGCCTATACAGGTGCTATCAGATTGGCAGGAGCAGGGATGGATCGTATTGTGGTGCATGATCGGGGGGTTAACCGCCCTGGTGATCCGAGCCCTTTGGTCATTTTTGAGCATTTTCGTAGCCTGGACAGTTCTGTTGGTGGGAATCGCATATTTCGCCATTCAATTTGACTGGTGGCTTCCCTTGTTGACCCCGGTTTTGGGCTTGTTAGTCACAGGAAGTCTTGTATCGACAGCACTTTCGAAGATGGAGCGAGATCAACGGCAGCTGTTGATGGATCTCTTTTCCAAACATGTCTCCCCCGAGGTCGCCAATTTGATTTGGCAACAGCGCGATCAGTTTTTTCACGATGGAAGATTGCGTACTCAGAAACAAGTTGTGACGGCGTTATTCGCAGACCTTGAAGGTTTTACACCCATCGCCGAATCGTTTACCCCTCAACAATTAATGGATTGGCTCAATCAGTATATGGAACTCATGGCCACCGTGGTCATGAAACACCAAGGGGTTGTTGACGATTATTATGGGGATGCGATCAAGGCAAACTTTGGCGTGCCCTTTGTCAGAACCACGGATTCGGAAATTCGCCAAGATGCCCAAAATGCCGTCATGAGTGCCTTAGAGATGAAAAATGAAATTATAAGACTCAACATGGATCTTAAAGCTCAAGCGTTGCCTCCCGTGCGCCTGCGGATTGGTATTTTTACAGGCCCCGTGGTGGCTGGTAGCCTGGGGAGTTCCCAGCGACTAAAATTCACCACAGTTGGGGATGCAGTGAATATCGCAGCACGGTTAGAAAGCCTTGACCATGCTCCTCAGGATTCGCTCACCGAAGAGGAACCTTGCCGAATCCTTATAGGAGAGACGACAAAGACCTACTTGGACGGACAATGGGAAACCCATGATTGCGGAGAAATCAAGCTCAAAGGCAAAGAACATCGAATCAAGGTGTATCGGATATTAGGATTTCTGGAAGAAAAGATGGATTCCCGCTAG
- a CDS encoding STAS domain-containing protein, whose protein sequence is MYLEKRHINESTVLDCFGKFEDQDHDLFMRTLEAVYAEGCRYVVVNLTSVYQLSDNIIGLLKFTHEYFTTSEGQLALVSPLSSVRRDLDQAEITSTIPTYLAVYDALHRRNAVVDDSALTPEPLPTRRPFGIPPKSQEDREISKHPTRVTEQELVGVGDQGQ, encoded by the coding sequence ATGTATCTTGAAAAACGACACATCAACGAATCCACGGTGTTAGACTGTTTTGGAAAGTTTGAAGATCAGGATCATGACTTGTTCATGCGCACCCTGGAAGCTGTATATGCCGAAGGATGCCGATATGTGGTCGTGAATCTCACGTCGGTATATCAACTCAGTGACAACATTATTGGATTGTTAAAATTTACACATGAATATTTTACGACGAGTGAGGGACAGCTCGCCTTGGTCAGTCCCTTAAGTTCGGTTCGCCGCGATCTTGACCAGGCGGAGATTACCTCTACTATACCCACCTATCTTGCTGTGTATGATGCCCTTCATCGCCGCAACGCGGTGGTTGATGATTCGGCATTGACTCCAGAGCCCCTACCTACCCGCCGTCCTTTTGGAATTCCTCCAAAGAGCCAAGAAGATCGGGAAATTTCCAAACACCCAACACGGGTGACTGAACAAGAATTGGTGGGTGTTGGGGACCAAGGTCAGTAA
- the hemL gene encoding glutamate-1-semialdehyde 2,1-aminomutase: MKTATSKKLFAQSQRVIPGGVNSPVRAFRSVGGSPLFIKRAQGAKVTDVDGNTYLDYVASWGPMVLGHANPSVVRAIQRAASLGTSYGAPTEQELILAQMICRAFPSIEKVRLVSSGTEAVMSAIRVARGFTKRDAILKFEGCYHGHADHLLVKAGSGAATLGLPDSPGVPKAAASQTLTAPYNDIDAVKSLIHKHWRKLACIIVEPIAGNMGVVLPKKEFLRQLRTLTKKHGILLIFDEVISGFRVSYGGAQTLYDIKPDLTCLGKIIGGGLPVGAYGGRQEIMDLIAPVGPVYQAGTLSGNPLAVTAGIETLKKLSTSGVYEKLERRGQQLAEGLGKAAKQANIPFYQTRVGSLMGGFFTNGRVTDYASAKTSDTTRYAKFFHKMLERGSYFAPSQFEAAFVSTVHTAADIDQTLEAAHQVFKKL; this comes from the coding sequence GTGAAGACCGCAACATCAAAAAAACTTTTTGCCCAATCCCAACGGGTAATCCCAGGAGGAGTGAACAGTCCAGTCCGAGCATTTCGCTCGGTGGGAGGAAGCCCATTGTTTATCAAGCGAGCGCAAGGGGCGAAGGTGACTGATGTTGATGGCAATACCTACCTGGATTATGTCGCTTCCTGGGGACCAATGGTATTAGGCCACGCGAATCCCTCCGTAGTGCGAGCAATTCAGCGAGCCGCCAGCCTAGGAACCAGCTATGGAGCGCCGACAGAGCAAGAGCTCATCCTGGCGCAGATGATTTGTCGTGCATTCCCCTCCATAGAAAAAGTTCGTCTCGTCAGTTCCGGGACCGAAGCCGTTATGAGTGCCATCCGTGTCGCTCGGGGTTTTACCAAGCGTGATGCCATCCTCAAATTTGAAGGCTGTTATCATGGGCATGCTGATCACCTGCTCGTGAAAGCGGGGTCAGGCGCGGCTACCTTGGGGCTTCCCGATAGCCCGGGGGTTCCTAAGGCCGCTGCAAGCCAAACCCTCACGGCCCCTTACAATGATATTGACGCCGTGAAAAGCCTGATTCACAAACATTGGCGAAAACTGGCCTGCATCATTGTGGAACCTATTGCTGGAAACATGGGTGTGGTCTTGCCGAAAAAAGAATTTCTTCGACAACTGCGAACCCTCACAAAGAAGCATGGGATCCTGCTCATCTTCGATGAAGTCATTTCAGGGTTTCGCGTATCCTACGGTGGAGCCCAAACCTTGTACGACATCAAACCGGACCTGACCTGTCTCGGGAAAATTATCGGTGGCGGCCTCCCGGTAGGAGCCTATGGCGGGAGACAGGAAATCATGGATCTCATTGCACCAGTCGGTCCGGTCTACCAGGCAGGCACGTTGTCTGGGAATCCCTTAGCGGTCACCGCGGGAATCGAGACATTGAAAAAACTGAGTACTTCTGGCGTGTATGAAAAATTAGAACGACGAGGACAGCAATTAGCCGAAGGGTTGGGCAAAGCCGCCAAGCAAGCCAACATCCCTTTTTATCAAACCCGAGTCGGCTCCCTCATGGGCGGATTCTTTACAAATGGACGAGTCACAGATTATGCCTCCGCCAAAACATCAGATACCACACGCTATGCCAAATTCTTTCACAAGATGTTAGAACGCGGTTCCTACTTCGCCCCCTCCCAATTCGAAGCCGCGTTTGTCTCCACCGTCCACACCGCCGCCGATATCGATCAAACCTTAGAAGCCGCACATCAGGTGTTTAAGAAATTGTAG